Below is a window of Xylocopa sonorina isolate GNS202 chromosome 14, iyXylSono1_principal, whole genome shotgun sequence DNA.
AAGATTAGAAAAGGAAAGCGTCATGCATAGAATTATGACTGGGAACTTTACAGACCCGTTTAAAGATATCGAAGATGACTATAAGGATGTCAAAATTGATTTAATACAAAATATTCTCCCAGAGTTAGTGGAAAAAAATGATACGAATGAATTAGATGAAAATGGCGAACCTATAGAAGCAAAGAAGCCTTATATACCTGGTATCGTTAAACCTGGATTTAGGTTTCCTTGTAGGTCTAAATTAAACAAAGAACAGCAAGCGATATGTTTAAGAGTTCTGTTAAGATTTTCTGCACGTAATATGCCAAAAATGACACAAACGGAAAGGGAAGAGTTACAAATATACATGGTACATAAAATACATTGCTACTAAGAGTTGTTTGGATTATTTTTTCCTATACATTGAAACCTTGTATAATTTGTGCTACAGGATTTACAACAAGTAATATCCAAGGAGCAAGATGAATTTTTAAATTTTGCGAGAAGCAAATGGAGTGAAAGGTCTCTTCACATCATGCATGAGAAGTATATAAACTTACGTTGGAATACGAAATTACAACATATTCGTAAATTACCAAAGTATTATGCCGAAGTAACAGACATTCCATTCGTaacaaataaaaatgttgaaatgaaatttatttcCGAGTGCTTACGAATGGTGAGTAACGAACCATTAACTATTTACAcactaattatttatataaatttatttactAGGGTGAGATACCAGACATAATATTGCCACCTTTAACAAAGCCATACATGTTACGTGTAAGTTTGGTACAATTACAAAAAAGATTTCCTCCTAAGAAGAATACTTCCAACAACTCATCAGCTTGTTTTAAATTACCTGTAAGTGAAGACATAAATTGTCAGAAATTGGCTGAAGACAATAATGTGGATTTAGTAATTTCGTCGAGCGGCCTTAATTGTTTATTGAACAATATGGGACCAAATTATTCAAATTCATGGCTTTTACCAATAGTTATAAAAAGACATAATGATAAAAATGTCATTTATATAGACAAGGCAGCACCACCAGTTGGAAGTACAATTCCAGAAAAAAATAATTTGGTGTATAAGTATATTCTTAAATACTTTTGTATTAATAGTATACATTCAACTTTCAAAAGGTATGAtaaaaatttcattgaaattatATTTCTTCATTATTCCATTTACTAATATTATGATAATTTATACTTTTGATTGTACAATAGTAAAGATAGTAAAGAAAGTAAAGAAAAATATAATGATAATATATTTGGTGATTTTAATTCTgaagaaatattaaaattagaagaaaaatATGAGCATACTTCAGCACAAGTGAATAACGAATCGTGTTCAACTGTACCAAAAAAAGATGATCATATCGAAGATAGTTCAGAACCCAGAAATGTTAAAAGTGATGCAAATTCTTCAGGAAATTCATTAAATTCCAATGAATGTTTACATACTACTCCTAATTCTTCTGACACttcaataaataataataaaggtAATAGTATCTACCTTTTGTGTTTCTGGCATTATATTTCTGAAATTTTTAATCAACAAAAGTAATTATATTTCAAATGTTTGACGAATTAATAGATACAAAAAATGAAAAACCTCAGTTGGCAAAAGACAATGTATCATACAAATTGTTTACTATTGGGCCAAAACTGTCGGAACAGAACGATTTAATGAAAGATGTTATTaaagaatataaaatattagTTCGAACAAAAACAGATGGATATGAGGTTTGTACATTGAACATGTTTGAATTGAACATAATTCTCGAAAATAAAGGATCATTCGCTTAATTTTCTTGTAGACTTTAAAAAATAATACACAGAGATTGTTACAATTATCGCCGAAATTAGAGCATCAGGGTGATCTTGGAGCTGAAGTTGTAAcattagaagaagcattgaaacaatgGATATCTTTAACATTTAGGCCTCATACATTTCTTGCACGAggtaaattatttataattaataaGGCTACAAAGATAACATAATATTGTTGATTTTAGTTCGAATACTCGCACAAACGTCGGAAGTTTTACAAATAGAACATCGTACAGCAATATCT
It encodes the following:
- the LOC143430509 gene encoding uncharacterized protein LOC143430509; its protein translation is MDRFLNIDWNPLLEDIIDNNFINEERLEKESVMHRIMTGNFTDPFKDIEDDYKDVKIDLIQNILPELVEKNDTNELDENGEPIEAKKPYIPGIVKPGFRFPCRSKLNKEQQAICLRVLLRFSARNMPKMTQTEREELQIYMDLQQVISKEQDEFLNFARSKWSERSLHIMHEKYINLRWNTKLQHIRKLPKYYAEVTDIPFVTNKNVEMKFISECLRMGEIPDIILPPLTKPYMLRVSLVQLQKRFPPKKNTSNNSSACFKLPVSEDINCQKLAEDNNVDLVISSSGLNCLLNNMGPNYSNSWLLPIVIKRHNDKNVIYIDKAAPPVGSTIPEKNNLVYKYILKYFCINSIHSTFKSKEKYNDNIFGDFNSEEILKLEEKYEHTSAQVNNESCSTVPKKDDHIEDSSEPRNVKSDANSSGNSLNSNECLHTTPNSSDTSINNNKDTKNEKPQLAKDNVSYKLFTIGPKLSEQNDLMKDVIKEYKILVRTKTDGYETLKNNTQRLLQLSPKLEHQGDLGAEVVTLEEALKQWISLTFRPHTFLARVRILAQTSEVLQIEHRTAISISNEVKRLYDIKVEDCLIILHNTIQIVANLSPGQYVIRHTVRNGAFATIFKAVESPGKNIFDMHSMYDEKFHTLQNHPWIPLDKTIATPMQKCFQRMPALFYPSNNNIIRRNQKYKKKKEPNTGTVRRSLRNKKKK